A single Treponema primitia ZAS-1 DNA region contains:
- a CDS encoding DUF6602 domain-containing protein, which produces MNYYDALKRSGKILEAYFEQSKDILHSGSKGTIRENILNKVIRPFLPSCYGLSGGEAFDKNGNVSKQLDLVVYDNMFSYLIPYIENFIQFPCESIYGNIEIKSYLNQAEFISSIENIQSLKILSREGTHSWTVTPQVQITINGLPRDTGRNPYFGIIFAYDSVEVETVLNYFRNVHIPANLLPNAIVLYSKKIIIIHCKDVQIEIFPCNDFDKYKALKCGDDTLALFIGLLINFTRHSLLKAADIPKETLSLFQNLLAQNPGAETEISINRT; this is translated from the coding sequence ATGAATTATTATGATGCATTAAAACGGTCTGGTAAAATACTTGAAGCATACTTTGAACAAAGTAAGGATATATTACATAGTGGAAGTAAAGGCACGATAAGGGAAAATATTTTGAATAAAGTAATACGCCCATTTTTGCCATCCTGTTATGGATTGTCTGGAGGTGAAGCTTTTGATAAAAACGGTAATGTTAGCAAGCAACTTGATTTAGTAGTTTATGATAATATGTTTTCTTACTTAATACCATACATAGAAAACTTCATACAATTTCCTTGCGAGTCTATTTATGGAAATATTGAAATCAAATCATATTTAAACCAAGCAGAGTTTATTAGCTCAATCGAAAACATTCAATCATTGAAAATACTTAGTAGAGAAGGAACACATTCATGGACTGTCACTCCACAAGTACAAATAACTATAAATGGATTACCTAGAGATACAGGTAGAAATCCGTATTTTGGAATAATATTTGCCTATGACAGTGTGGAAGTAGAAACCGTTTTGAATTATTTCCGGAACGTACACATTCCAGCTAACTTATTACCAAATGCTATTGTTCTGTATAGCAAAAAAATAATCATTATTCATTGTAAAGATGTTCAAATTGAAATATTTCCATGTAATGATTTTGATAAATATAAGGCTTTAAAATGTGGCGATGATACATTGGCACTTTTTATAGGTCTTCTTATAAATTTTACGCGACATTCTCTCTTAAAGGCAGCTGATATTCCAAAGGAAACATTAAGCTT
- a CDS encoding DUF932 domain-containing protein — MAAGLLENDWMFSGRGEVPWHGIGAVLEGVPTSKEAIKAAKLEWTINQAPVFAAGNWAQAIPGFVANVRSDTKEVLGIVSDRYCVAQNKDVFAFADALIGTDKAKCTYETAGSLWNGRRVFMLVNMPQGRIVGDEYQPYLCISNAHDGSSALQVFLTGIRVVCNNTLSAALHTANRKLSIRHKSCMDQHKKEVLRTMGAASKYFHDLEIFASELAGKKVNIAKVLDALFPASSAMSKRQLQSNREVKETIKNILKQKEDLRDFRGTAWGAYNAIADYRSNAEPKRRTATYADSKMATFLDGDAIMNHAQEIILELAA, encoded by the coding sequence ATGGCAGCAGGTTTATTGGAGAATGACTGGATGTTCTCAGGGCGGGGAGAGGTTCCCTGGCATGGTATCGGCGCGGTGCTGGAAGGAGTGCCCACCTCCAAGGAGGCCATCAAAGCGGCTAAATTGGAGTGGACCATCAACCAGGCCCCGGTATTCGCCGCCGGCAACTGGGCACAGGCAATACCGGGCTTTGTGGCCAATGTCAGGAGCGATACCAAGGAAGTCCTCGGCATTGTTTCAGACCGGTATTGTGTGGCCCAAAACAAGGACGTGTTCGCCTTTGCGGATGCCTTAATAGGGACCGATAAGGCGAAGTGTACCTACGAGACCGCCGGTTCCCTCTGGAACGGCCGGAGGGTATTTATGCTGGTCAATATGCCCCAAGGCCGGATTGTGGGGGATGAATACCAGCCTTATCTTTGTATTTCTAATGCGCACGATGGTTCATCAGCATTACAGGTTTTCCTTACCGGGATACGAGTTGTTTGTAACAATACGCTTTCGGCTGCGCTCCATACTGCGAATCGGAAACTTTCAATCCGGCACAAGTCCTGCATGGACCAGCATAAGAAAGAGGTATTACGGACGATGGGGGCGGCTTCAAAGTATTTCCATGACCTTGAAATATTCGCATCCGAGCTGGCCGGGAAGAAGGTAAATATTGCCAAGGTCCTGGATGCGTTATTCCCCGCTTCCTCAGCAATGTCCAAAAGGCAGTTACAGTCCAACAGGGAAGTCAAGGAAACTATCAAAAACATCTTGAAGCAAAAAGAGGACCTTCGGGATTTTCGCGGGACAGCCTGGGGCGCCTACAACGCCATCGCTGATTATCGTTCAAATGCGGAACCCAAACGGAGAACCGCTACCTATGCGGATAGCAAAATGGCTACGTTTTTGGATGGGGACGCCATCATGAATCATGCACAGGAAATCATTCTGGAGCTTGCCGCATAA